AGACCTATCTTCCTGTCCTGGAGACCATGGAAAACCTCCTCAATGATGGGGTAGATTTCAGGATAACCATATCCCTGAGCCCTCCTCTGATTGAGATGTTTAACGATGAGCTTTTAAGAGGCCGTTATTCCAGGCATTTAAAAAAGCTCGTTGAGCTCAGTCACAAAGAGGTTGAGCGCCTGAAGGATGACCCTGTTTTCGGCCCACTTGCCATCATGTACAGAGAATACTTTGAAAAAGCACAGTATTTCTACGAGGAAAAATACAGACGTAACCTTGTTGGAGCCTTCAGGAGAATACAGGATACAGGCAAGCTTGAGATTATAACATCTGCGGCAACCCATGGCTTTTTACCTAATCTCTTTGTAACTCCTGAAGCTGTAAGGACTCAGGTCAAACTTGCTGTAGATTGCTACAGGAGGAATTTCGGCAGGCCACCAAATGGGATATGGCTCCCCGAGTGCGGCTATTACCCCGGCCTGGATGAAATATTGAAAGAGGCGGGTTTGCGGTATTTTTTTCTTGAAACCCATGGCCTTCTCTTTGGCAATCCAAGACCCAGATACGGCACTTATGCACCTGTTTACTGTCCATCTGGCATTGCTGCTTTTGGAAGGGACATGGAGTCATCCAGACAGGTCTGGAGCTCGGTAGACGGCTATCCAGGGGATTACAACTACAGGGAATTCTACAGGGACATAGGTTTTGACCTCCCATTTGATTACGTAAAACCCTACATACATCCAGACGGGATAAGGATTAACACAGGGATTAAATATTACAGGATAACAGGGAAAACCCCTCACAAGAAACCCTATAACAGACAGCGGGCAATGGAAAAGGCTGC
The Nitrospirota bacterium DNA segment above includes these coding regions:
- a CDS encoding DUF1957 domain-containing protein translates to MEKGYFCLVLHAHLPYVRHPEHDYFLEEDWLYEAVTETYLPVLETMENLLNDGVDFRITISLSPPLIEMFNDELLRGRYSRHLKKLVELSHKEVERLKDDPVFGPLAIMYREYFEKAQYFYEEKYRRNLVGAFRRIQDTGKLEIITSAATHGFLPNLFVTPEAVRTQVKLAVDCYRRNFGRPPNGIWLPECGYYPGLDEILKEAGLRYFFLETHGLLFGNPRPRYGTYAPVYCPSGIAAFGRDMESSRQVWSSVDGYPGDYNYREFYRDIGFDLPFDYVKPYIHPDGIRINTGIKYYRITGKTPHKKPYNRQRAMEKAAEHAGNFMFNREKQIEHFAAVLGIKPVVVAPYDAELFGHWWFEGPDWINFLVRKFVYDQKTIKLITPSEYLERHPGLQVITPNQSSWGWKGYSEVWLNGANDWIYPHLHKTAQRMAELARENPDSSGLRRRALNQAAREILLAQSSDWAFIMKTGTARDYAVNRTYIHIERFNRLYSGIKGNSIDESYLREIEEKDNIFSYIDYGIYR